Part of the Triticum urartu cultivar G1812 chromosome 2, Tu2.1, whole genome shotgun sequence genome, AACGATGATATTTCGTCATTTCCACAGCATATTGCTTCTGTTCACATTCATCAAGAACCAGGATTCCTGGCGATTGCGACCCACTTATAATGACAGCTAGTGCTTTCCTTTTTTCCATTTGGAATAACGTTTCGCTAAGGAGTTATATTGCTACTGGTTGCTGATATCATTGCGTTTTGTGTTTGATGTAGAACACCAAGATGGTGACTTGGAGGATTTCAAAAGGGATGCGGCTGCTTTGGCTCAAGAAAACAATGAACTGAAGGTACTTGCCAAAACATAAGTTGCTTTACTCACaagcatgtactccctccgttccgaattacttgtcttggatttgtctagatacggatgtatctagactcattttagtgctagatacctctgtatctagacaaatctaagacaagtaattcggaacggagggagtagtaaactTTGTCCATCTCGTTAACTGTTGTTTTGTATCTGCTCCTCCTGTTTTCTTCTTAACTTTAGATAAAACTGAAGGAAGCTGAAAGTTGTGCCGAGCTCAGCGAGCCGATTACAGACCCCGAGCACAGCGGAAGAGATTTGAGAGCAGAGATACGGAAGCTAAAGAAAGCCTATAAGGCCCTGAGCTCGCAAAAGGAGAGTGAGGTTTCCGCGTTACTTGCAGAAAAGGATTTTGTGTGGAACCAGTACAAGACAATGGAGAAGGATTACGAGACgctccttaagaagaagaagatggaggCAGCACAGGCTACTGAAGCAGCAGAGAAGCTTCAGCGGAAGGTGGAGGAGCTGCAACTGCAAGTGGTGGCCCAAAAGAAGGATGACGATGTTGGCAGATTGCAAGCAGAAGCTAATGATGCCAAAAAGAAGGTACTGGCTCTTGAGGATAAGCTACAAAAAATGCACTCCCTGGTCAGTGAGAAAGATGATGAAATCCAAAAACTCAAGAGTGGGCACCTTCAGTCTAGTCAAAAGCGGAAGAAGGATATCAGTGGGACACATAGAAGATCTAGGTCTGAAGGTCCATCTGTACGGGGCAAGTCTAAAGGTAATCCTCGGAGGCAAATGGCAGAAGAAGATCAACCTGAGACCAGTCAGAAGCGTCAGTGTGCCTCTTCGTTGTCAAGTGTAAGTATTCCATTCCCAAGTATATCATTCATGTACTGAGCTACTGACATGCTCCACTGATAACCTAGACGCTGAGTTCCTGTTTTAGAAAAAAATAACTTTTCCTATGACCGTGTAGCAACATCTGGTTGCAATGTCTAATTCTTGGAAGGCTGCATGAGTTGCATTTTGCTGTAAATATGGACAAAGAGTAATGTTGATGTAATTTAAGTGAGTATTAGTTGAGTTGCAAGTGCTCATAAAGCAAAAGTACCATCACATATACTAAAGTACATTCTTAGAGGAGTCGGAACCAGGCAAAATATGTCTCTGACTTACCAGTTTATCACTTTCCAGCTAATGGGTAACCTTGTACTGCTAGCTTGCTCATCTATATGCGTAAACAACCCTCCGCAGAGAGGAAATATTATGCATCTTATTGCATTGTAACCCCATTCCTCATCAGTTACAATGTCCTAAGTCTTTGATGTTGCATGAGTTGCGATCAGCTTTTGTTCATAAATAGTAAAATCTGCAATTTACTTGCGTCAGTAGCAACTTTTCACCAATAATTGTAATGTCTAATTCTTGGCAAGCCGCCTCAGCTGTGTCTTGCTGTAAATATGGACAAAGAGTTAACTTGATGGATTTTAGGTGAGCATTATGTTCCTTGCTACGTGCTCATGAAGGACCATCAGATATGAATTCAAGGAGACTTAAGAACGTGGCCAAATATTTTCCTTGATTTAACCATATTACTGTCAACCTTGCTTGTAACCTTGTATTACTGGTTTGTTCATCTATACGCAGAAGCAAGACCGAACGTACCACTCTTATGGCACTAACCAAGTGCTCATCTATGTCCTAATTCTTGGTAGGCCGCATGAGTTGCGTCTTGCTGTAAATATGGACAAATAATAAGGTTGATGGAATTTAGGTGAGCATCACTGAGTCGTAGATGCTCATAAAGGACCATCACATATACACCCAGGAGACTGATTAATAGTAGGACACGACACTGTAAACCTTTTTGCTCGTCTATGTCCTAATTGTTGGTAGGCCGCATAAGTTGCATCCTGCCGTAAATATGGACAGATAATAATGTTGATGGAATTTAGATGAGCATCATGTGAGTCGTAGATGCTCATAAAGGACCACCACATATACACTTGTGGAGACTAGTAATAGGACATGACTCATCTATGTCCTAATTCTTGGTAGGCCGCATAAGTTGCATCCTGCTGTAAAATATGGACAAACAATAATGTTGGTGGAATTTAGATGAGCATCATGTGAGTTGTAGATGCTCATAAAGGACCACCACATATACACTTGGTAGACTAGTAGTAGGACATGACTCATCTATGTCCTAATTCTTGGTAGGCTGCATAAGTTGCATCCTGCTGTAAAATATGGACAAACAATAATGTTGTTGGAATTTAGGTGAGCATCATGTGAGTTGTAGATGCTCATGAAGGACCACCACATATACACTGTAATCCTTTTTGCACATCAATGTCCTAATTCTTGGTAGGCCGCGTAAGATGCATCCTGCTGTAAATATGGACACATAGTAATGCTGATGGAATTTAGATGAGCATCATGTGAGTTGTAGGTGCTCATAAAGGACCATCATAGATACACTTGTGATACCAGTAGTAGGATGGCAAACATATGCTGTTTTCATTATCAGTATTTCATCTGAACTATTTCTACACCTGAGGTGGCTAGTTTATTTGTCTGCGTGCATAGTCCAAATTACACGACAATGAGAGGGCCTATCGTCTTTGCCTGTGTCGCTTTGAATTTTCTGCCTCACATATTATGATGTCCTAATTCTTGGTGGGCTGCATGAGTTGCATCTTGCTGTAAATATGGACGAACAGTAAACTGATGGAAACTTGGTGAGATTGTTCTTTAAGTCTTGAATGCTCGCAATGGGACTGTCGCATAGTTTCCTCGAGACTATTGATAAACTTTCGGTTTCCGAATATCTCTGCAATCACAATAAAGTTTTAACTATATCATGGACAAGAGCGATCCTTTACATACTTAGAAGTGTTGAGCATCAAAGTTTTATACAAATGTTGGCAATGTGAGCTTTGAATACGGATGTACAGATTGAGGTTAATTGAACCTAATGTGCTTGGTTTTGAGTGCTAGGAAGTTTTATTTTGTTCTTATAAATAGTAGCTTCAAGATATTTTGCTGTAGTTTGGTGCAATGTGTATCACCATGTTGAAAGTTGGACCTGTTATTAAATGTTTTCTGAGCTTGTATTGTGGTATATGGCATAGAAAACATACTACTTGCTTCAAGACCTTCCTTGGTTTTtctttcctggtttcttttgtaCCCTTGTTCTCCTGTGGTGCAACTGAGCTGGTAAAAGTATAATCTACGGATACTATGTGGAGGAATATGTGTGCTGACAGAACACCATTGATGCGTGCAGGGACTGGCGCTCCGGCGTTGCTCCTCGAGGATGACGCACCTGAGACCCGCGTCGTCGTCATCACCTGCGCCTCAGCAGGTACTCTTCCACTCCAGTTTCAAGGTCCCAAAGCTGAAGGCCCCcgcccctcctccccctcccccctcgTAGTAGTCTGATCTAATGGTATCCTGACATGTGCAGCTGCTGTTAGACCTCCATGATGGCTGTGTTTAGGTGTGTGGAGTTAGTGATCAGGTTTAAGTTTTATCTTGCGCCGCGTGCTCACTGGAGGCGGCGATTGTGTTTTGTAACCTACATCCTCTCCCTTATTTTGGAGGCCCTTTTGTAACATATTCGTGGGCGCTGCGCGAATGGGAGAGCTCACTGACCGGtgtatgtatgtatgtgtgtgttaACCAGGTGGTGCCCTGGGGCCGGAATTCACGAGGTGTTTGAGATGTGATACAAACTCCCCTCAGTAATAGCTGTGTGTTTCTGCCGTTGGTGTATAAAATGTTGAGTGGTGGATGTGTGAGAGGACATAAATGTGCACATTGTGGATGATTACAGGGAGTGCTTGCGTTTCTGTTTGGGAAAATTGGTGCTTGTTGTGTAGCACCATTTCAGAGGAATGTCATACACACTTGATATCTTATACACAGGCATTTCCTCCATATGGTGCTGGTTTGGCATTTCTCTTCTGTGTATATAAATAAACCTGACTAAAAGGGCGGCGATTTCATTGTTGGGAAAACCGCTCGCGGTATCATGTTACCAACTGTCaaaatagtactccctctgtccggaaaCCTCAAATGGGGATGTCCATTTGAGGGATAAGAAGCTTtttcggacagagggagtagtgtGCAAGCATACGAGAGAAGGGCGATGCTGCGAAAAATAACCAGAAAGTGGTTGGAAATCGCAAATTTCCCTCGTGTTTACGTAAATTCTTAGCAAGAGGGTGAAGACAAATTTTTGAAACCAAGCTTCCAAAACAAGTTGAGAAAAACAAAATTCCAAGAGGGAGGAGACTCTTCTTCTTGGAGCACAAGAAGTAACCGCCCGCTCCCCAGCACTGCCACGCGGGCCCCACCCGCAACAAGTCTCCGCCGCGGGCCGCCAGTATAAGccccggcccggcccggcccaCCCGATCCATCCCTGTCTTCTTTATCACCCGAGCCCTCCCCTACTTCTCACCcacgaaagagagagagaagagaagaggAGCCCTCCACCCGGCCGTCGCAGCGCCAACCAAACCCTCGTCGTCGTCCCGGatcccgccgtcgccgccgccgccgcagccatgCCGTTCACCCCGGGACCCTACTCCGGCAAGAGCACCCTCGCCCTCGTAAGAACTCGAAAGCGCCCTCATAGAACTCCTATTCCTCCGCGGCCTCGCGGATCAGATCTGGATGACTGACTGACCGATGATCGGCGTCCTCGCGATGGACGTTGCTTTGCAGGTGGCCAGGGTCTCCGCggtcggcgtcggcgtcgtcTACGGCTCCATCAAGCTCGGCATCCTCAAGGTACCGTAACGCGCCCAATCCCCCTCTTCCATCCCCTATGGCACCGCGCGATCGATGCGATTTGGTAGCTTCCGATGTGGGTCGGTTGGTCGGTGGTTCCTAGGGTTAGGAGGGTTTGATCCTAGGACTGTGCTCTGTGTGCCGCGAATCTGAGATTATTAGCCAAGGGGTTGCCTTccctcgcaaaaaaaaaaaaagccAAGGGGTTGCCTTCGGAGATGGGGCTGATTTGCTGGTTGATTATTCTTCTGGTTTGGTCTGTGTCGCGTCCTGTCTGTTGAGCCCGAGATTTACCAAGGGTTTGGGTTCGGAGACGCTGTTGACAATGTGGGTGCCCACTACCGCAAGTAGGATTCTTATCCCACTTCGGCATCTATTGCCACCACCTAGCAATTGGTGTCCCACTTACCCAAGGGTTTTGTTTCTCGATTTTGATAGGGTTATGTAGCATGACGCACTGGTTGTTAACACTTGTTACCATGTTCTGTTAGTTTCAGTAATAATATGTAGCATCATCATGGGATAGTTCCATAGACTTGCTTCTTGTTAGCATGTTCTCTTACTCTtacagaaaaataaaataaaaggatCTTCCTCTGGTTCTGGTTGAACCTGCTTGCTGTCATTTGAATTTTGTTCTGTTGTCATCTCACAGTTGAGTCTGAGGCCTGGTTGAACACTGCACAGCTTAatttgtactccctctgtcccataatataagatcgtTTTGCAAGTTTTTTTAGCTTGTAAAATGATCCGTATATTATGGTACGGACGTAGTAGGTTGTATCACTCATGGTGTATGT contains:
- the LOC125535012 gene encoding uncharacterized protein LOC125535012, whose product is MPFTPGPYSGKSTLALVARVSAVGVGVVYGSIKLGILKMTKPKEEAAAHH
- the LOC125535011 gene encoding uncharacterized protein LOC125535011 isoform X1, with protein sequence MAGGGASPAREGGREEWLRIYDRMVAVLRKSHRDVEALLADRTRLEAVLKIQHDFWLHRDAVLRDRLDETRRVEDCLRRGDAAKLDLLLGDKDLEVRRHRIYIEHQDGDLEDFKRDAAALAQENNELKIKLKEAESCAELSEPITDPEHSGRDLRAEIRKLKKAYKALSSQKESEVSALLAEKDFVWNQYKTMEKDYETLLKKKKMEAAQATEAAEKLQRKVEELQLQVVAQKKDDDVGRLQAEANDAKKKVLALEDKLQKMHSLVSEKDDEIQKLKSGHLQSSQKRKKDISGTHRRSRSEGPSVRGKSKGNPRRQMAEEDQPETSQKRQCASSLSSGLALRRCSSRMTHLRPASSSSPAPQQVLFHSSFKVPKLKAPAPPPPPPS
- the LOC125535011 gene encoding uncharacterized protein LOC125535011 isoform X2 is translated as MAGGGASPAREGGREEWLRIYDRMVAVLRKSHRDVEALLADRTRLEAVLKIQHDFWLHRDAVLRDRLDETRRVEDCLRRGDAAKLDLLLGDKDLEVRRHRIYIEHQDGDLEDFKRDAAALAQENNELKIKLKEAESCAELSEPITDPEHSGRDLRAEIRKLKKAYKALSSQKESEVSALLAEKDFVWNQYKTMEKDYETLLKKKKMEAAQATEAAEKLQRKVEELQLQVVAQKKDDDVGRLQAEANDAKKKVLALEDKLQKMHSLVSEKDDEIQKLKSGHLQSSQKRKKDISGTHRRSRSEGPSVRGKSKGNPRRQMAEEDQPETSQKRQCASSLSSGLALRRCSSRMTHLRPASSSSPAPQQLLLDLHDGCV